A segment of the Halostagnicola larsenii XH-48 genome:
CGTCCTGATCGCCTACCTCGCCGTTGTGAACGCTCGGTATCCCGGCGGGTGGGTTCAAGCGGCGGCGATTACGATCATCGCGTGGATCTCCGTGCTCATCGTCCTGTACGTGCTCGCGATCCTCGGCATCACGGGATTCGACGCGATCGGCATCCCCGGCGTCTAGGCGATCAGCCACTGTCACAGGTGTTCGGTCACCTTACGCTGGCGAAACAACTGATTTCGAGGGAGAAACACGAACGAACCCGTCTCGGGCACCGATCGAAAAACTCCGGAACGCACGGACAAAGGACGATATTACCGGCGTGAAATCACGGTGAAACTGTGCTAATAGTCCCGAACGTCTGGCCCGGTTTATTCGACTGGGACGCCACTGACCGCTCTCGGATGAAGCAACTGCTCGTGCTCTCGATCGTCACGGTGGCCGTCTTGAGCGCGGGGTGTAGTGGACCCGGTGGCGCACCCGAAGAAGAAGAACCCGTGCCGGAAGAATCGCCAGCGGAGCCAGTTACGGACGAGTCTTCGAGCGCCTTAGAAGCGAAGTCCCATAGCGTTCTAACGGATGTACCGGCCGACCTCGTCGGATCGATGACAGCGAGCATCGAGGGTAGCGCCACCGAACTGTGCGTTTACGTATAACTAATGCGATAACAGAACATGACCTATAAAAATTACTTTGTAGCACCATGACGTGGGGAGGAGCGACGGTGAACGATCACCAACGTTGGTCACAGCAATGAGCACCCACGCCCCAGTATTCACATCGGTCGAGTTGCTTTCACTGGGAGTATACCATGCCGGATTCGACGGAGCGCTCGCCTCGAGCACCCCTCTCCAACTCGAGTGGAGCACGCAACTCGTGGCGGCGGGAGCGATGGTCGTGCTCGTCGTGCTCGGTGGCACGCTCCTCCTCAGAAATCGGATGAACAACAACAGTTCGGCGTCGAGGCAATCCATTACCGGAAAACAGGAGTTCAAAACGGATCGGGAGAAAGTCTGTGAATTGGTCGACGAAAACGGCGGACGAATGAAGCAATCAGAAATCGTCGACTCCGTCGACTGGTCGAAAGCGAAAGTAAGTCGCCTGCTGGCCGAACTCGAGGAAGACGAACAGCTCACGAAGCTTCGACTTGGCCGGGAGAACCTAGTCTGTCTGCCCGGTCACGAACCCACGGCATCAAAGTCGACCGACAACTCCGATAGCTCCTGACGTTTCAGAGATAAATACCCGTTTTCTCGAACCGAATCGAGGGCTGTACGCGGCGTTTGACCGTAGTACTGAATTTCTCACTGGAAAGATTGCTCCGGTTTATGCGCCGAAGAGGCGTTGATTCAATGCCTCTCAGGCACAGACATGAACACACGCAATCAACTACTCGTCGCGGTAACAGCCGTGATGCTCGTAGTCTCGAGCGGGGCGATGGTGGCAGGCGTATCACCAGCCGAGACTGCCGCAAACACGGACACAGCCGACGACGAGATCGAAGCGGACCA
Coding sequences within it:
- a CDS encoding helix-turn-helix transcriptional regulator gives rise to the protein MSTHAPVFTSVELLSLGVYHAGFDGALASSTPLQLEWSTQLVAAGAMVVLVVLGGTLLLRNRMNNNSSASRQSITGKQEFKTDREKVCELVDENGGRMKQSEIVDSVDWSKAKVSRLLAELEEDEQLTKLRLGRENLVCLPGHEPTASKSTDNSDSS